The genomic interval CCTGTTCTTCCTGACGCTCAGCCTGCGGGGCGGCTCCGGGCCCCGCGCGAGGATCGTGGAATATCTGACCTACGGCATGAAGCAGTTCGCGAACGTCTTCTGGATCGCCTACCACGCGATCCGTCGCGACTGGCTCCGCGTCGCGCTCGTCGTCCCGATCACGCTCGTCCTCGTGCTCCCGTTCCTGATCTACCAGCCGCTCGGGGTCTACTGCAACGCGCTCACCTTCGGCTGGGGACCCGGCTGCTCGAGCGCTGCGGGGGGCGTCCGGGGGCTCGCCGACCTGTGGGACCACTGGAACTACTACGTGTGGCCGGTCTGGGGCTACGCGCTCTTCCGCCGCCGCGTCGACGCATGGATCGCCAGGGCGCGCGCGGTCGTCGCAGGTCGCGGCGCTTCGCGCCCGGGTCCGGCGCGGGACCCGCGCGCCGAGCCCGAGCCCGTCACGCCTTCTTGAGCGCCGCCACCAGCTGGCCGACCTCGGTCGCCGCGTCGCCGTAGAGCATGCGGCAGTTGTCGCGGTAGAACAGATCGTTCTCGATGCCCGCGAAGCCCTTGCCCTGGCCGCGCTTGATCACGATCACGTTCTTCGCGCGCTCGACGTCGAGGATCGGCATGCCCTGCAGCGCGCTCCCCGGCCGGTGGGCGGCGGGGTTCACGACGTCGTTCGCGCCGATCACGAGCACGACGTCGGCGTTGGGGAACTCGTCATTGATCTCGTCGCGGTCGAAGAGCTTGTCGTAGCTGATCCCGGCCTCGGCGAGCAGCACGTTCATGTGGCCGGGCATGCGGCCGGCGACCGGGTGGATCGCGAACCTCACTCGCACGCCCCGGGCCTCGAGCAGGTCGGCGAGCTCCTTCACCTTCTGCTGGGCCTGCGCGACCGCCATCCCGTAGCCGGGCGCGATCACGACCTCGCTCGCGTAGGCCATCAGGGTCGCGGCGTCCCCCGCCTCGATCGGCTTGAGCTGACCCTGGACCGTGGCGCCGGTCTCCTCGGTCGCGCCGAAGGCGCCGAAGAGGACGTTGCCCACCGAGCGGTTCATCGCGCGCGCCATCAGGATCGTGAGCAGCGAGCCCGCCGCCCCGACCAGCGTGCCCGCGATCACCATCGCGTAGCCCGCGTCCCCGAGGGGCCCGTTCACGAGGGCGAAGCCGTCGAGCGCCACCGCGACGCCGGTGAGCGCGTTGAACAGGCTGATGACCACCGGCATGTCGGCCCCCCCGATGGGCAGCGCCATCAGCACGCCGAAGGCGAGCAGCAGGAGGAAGAACGGCAGCAGCCAGAGCGTCTCGAGCCGGACCACGGCGAGCACGCCGAAGGCGAGCCCGACGACGAGCACGCCGAGGTTCACGGGCTGCTGCGCGGGGAAGACGATCGGCCGCGAGCGCAGCCATCCCTGGAGCTTGGAGAACGCGACGAGGCTGCCGGCGATCGAGATCGACCCGATGACCGCGCCGGCGACGCTGAGGGCCGCGGTCGCCGGCGCGGCGAGGCCCGACAACAGCTCGACGGCGGCGATCGCGCCCGCCGCCCCGCCGCCCATCCCGTTGAAGATCGCGACCATCTGCGGCATCGCGGTCATCTTGACCACGCGGGCCCAGTAGAAGCCCAGGCCGCCGCCGACGAAGATCCCGAGCGCGATCAGCGCGAAATTCGAGAGGTTCGGGGTCAGGAATGTGACGGCGACCGCGATCAGCATCGCGATCCCGGCGAAGACGATCCCCCGCCGCGCGGTCTCGGGCGAGCTCATCGCCTTCAATCCGAGGATGAAGACGACGATCGCGACGACGTACACCGCGTCCACGAGGTCCGCCACCCCGGGGCTCATGGGGGGCCTCCCTTGCGCTTGGAGCGGTCGAACATCGCCAGGATCCGCTCGGTGACGACGTAGCCGCCCGTGACGTTCATCGCGCCCATGATCACGGCGACCAGGCCGATCGCCTGCTCGAGCGGGGTGCTCGCGATGCCGAGCGCGACGATCGCGCCGACCAGCACGATGCCGTGGATGAAGTTCGAGCCGCTCATCAGCGGCGTGTGGAGCAGGACCGGCACGCGGCCGATCACCTCGTAGCCCGTGAACGCCGCGAGGATCGCGATGAACAGCGCCGTCCAGAGGTCCGCGGCCACCTAGTTGCCTCCGGCCAGCAGCTGGGCGGTCGGCGCGTGGACGACGTTCCCGTCGCGCGTCAGGAGGCTCGCGGCGAGGATCTCGTCGGAGAAGTCCGTCACGAGGTTCCCGGAGGAGCCCAGCAGCAGCCCGAGGAACGATTCGACGTTCTTGGAGAACATCTGGCTCGCGTGGAACGGCAGCTGGCTCGGAAGGTTGAG from Thermoplasmata archaeon carries:
- a CDS encoding NAD(P)(+) transhydrogenase (Re/Si-specific) subunit beta, whose translation is MSPGVADLVDAVYVVAIVVFILGLKAMSSPETARRGIVFAGIAMLIAVAVTFLTPNLSNFALIALGIFVGGGLGFYWARVVKMTAMPQMVAIFNGMGGGAAGAIAAVELLSGLAAPATAALSVAGAVIGSISIAGSLVAFSKLQGWLRSRPIVFPAQQPVNLGVLVVGLAFGVLAVVRLETLWLLPFFLLLLAFGVLMALPIGGADMPVVISLFNALTGVAVALDGFALVNGPLGDAGYAMVIAGTLVGAAGSLLTILMARAMNRSVGNVLFGAFGATEETGATVQGQLKPIEAGDAATLMAYASEVVIAPGYGMAVAQAQQKVKELADLLEARGVRVRFAIHPVAGRMPGHMNVLLAEAGISYDKLFDRDEINDEFPNADVVLVIGANDVVNPAAHRPGSALQGMPILDVERAKNVIVIKRGQGKGFAGIENDLFYRDNCRMLYGDAATEVGQLVAALKKA
- a CDS encoding NAD(P) transhydrogenase subunit alpha, producing MAADLWTALFIAILAAFTGYEVIGRVPVLLHTPLMSGSNFIHGIVLVGAIVALGIASTPLEQAIGLVAVIMGAMNVTGGYVVTERILAMFDRSKRKGGPP